A single region of the Triplophysa dalaica isolate WHDGS20190420 chromosome 15, ASM1584641v1, whole genome shotgun sequence genome encodes:
- the hao1 gene encoding hydroxyacid oxidase 1 — translation MSDKLVCVSDYELQAKKLLPKSVFDYYSSGADEQQTLRDNITAFSRLCIYPRVLRDVSSVDMSTTVLGQRVSMPICVAATAMQKMSHPDGETATARGCVSCDTGMMLSSWSTSTIEEVAEAAPGGVRWMQLYIYKDRTLTQSLVRRAEDAGYKGIFVTVDTPYLGRRRDDVRNRFKLPSHLRLANFDSPDLAFSSKEGYGKDSGLAVYVAQSIDPTVKWDDIAWLKSITSLPVVLKGILRAEDAREAVKYGVDGILVSNHGARQLDGVPATIEVLPEIVEAVEGKVEVFLDGGVRTGTDVLKALALGAKAVFVGRPILWALACEADKGVSNVLELLREELHRALALTGCRSLNEVDGSLVRRSALISKI, via the exons ATGTCTGACAAGCTTGTGTGTGTTAGTGATTATGAGCTTCAGGCCAAAAAACTTTTACCAAAGTCAGTCTTTGACTATTATTCATCAGGAGCAGATGAGCAGCAAACTCTACGTGATAATATAACGGCCTTCTCGAG ATTGTGTATTTACCCTCGTGTTCTCAGAGATGTGTCCTCGGTGGACATGTCCACTACAGTGTTGGGTCAGAGAGTCAGTATGCCCATCTGTGTGGCAGCTACAGCCATGCAGAAGATGTCTCATCCTGATGGAGAAACGGCCACAGCGAGAG gctgTGTGTCGTGTGACACGGGGATGATGTTGAGCTCGTGGTCCACCTCCACCATAGAGGAAGTGGCAGAGGCGGCACCCGGAGGCGTGCGCTGGATGCAGctgtacatttataaagacCGAACGCTGACTCAGTCTCTGGTCAGGAGGGCTGAAGACGCCGGGTATAAGGGTATCTTTGTCACTGTGGACACACCTTATCTTGGCAGGAGACGGGATGACGTGCGCAACCGATTTAAGCTGCCCTCTCATTTGAG ATTGGCCAACTTCGACTCGCCGGATTTAGCGTTCTCCTCAAAAGAGGGTTACGGGAAGGACAGCGGCCTGGCGGTCTACGTGGCTCAGTCTATAGATCCCACAGTGAAATGGGATGACATCGCTTGGCTCAAGTCCATCACCTCTCTGCCCGTGGTGCTCAAAGGGATTTTGAGAG CTGAAGATGCCAGAGAAGCTGTGAAATATGGTGTGGATGGAATACTTGTGTCAAACCACGGAGCAAGACAACTGGATGGAGTTCCAGCCACT ATTGAAGTCTTGCCTGAGATCGTGGAGGCCGTGGAGGGGAAGGTGGAGGTCTTTCTGGACGGAGGCGTGCGTACGGGTACAGACGTGCTGAAAGCTCTGGCGCTGGGGGCCAAAGCTGTGTTTGTAGGGCGACCCATCCTGTGGGCGCTGGCCTGTGAG GCTGATAAAGGTGTCAGTAATGTGCTTGAGTTACTGAGAGAAGAACTTCACCGAGCGCTGGCCCTCACAG GGTGTCGTTCATTGAATGAAGTCGATGGATCTCTTGTGAGGAGATCTGCGCTCATTTCAAAGATCTGA
- the tmx4 gene encoding thioredoxin-related transmembrane protein 4, translated as MSSGLNMAGSRRFDVQKCRTLSRWIFAVVLLQVCRVNAHADGDRVVVVADGNWTRILEGEWLIQFYAPWCPACQHLQTDWENLGRESESLGISVGRVDVTQQPGLSGRFLVTTLPTIFHAKDGNFRRYVSSRTIEDLQAYVVDRKWASVEPVPGWRSPSSLLMSGTAHLFRLSVWIRQIHTYLTNTLGIPSWGSYVIFAIFTLFLGLILGLILVLIADCIWPSRPKHKSVVIVRDEASEEEAEEKRTSDNESERVSGEESTEDEALSSDTAVSGSDRSPPEGAAESSVRKRKPQGSHPSEET; from the exons ATGAGTTCCGGACTCAATATGGCGGGATCGAGGCGCTTTGACGTGCAGAAATGTCGCACCCTTTCCCGCTGGATCTTTGCTGTGGTCCTGCTGCAAGTGTGTCGGGTGAACGCGCACGCTGACGGCGATCGTGTCGTGGTCGTGGCCGATGGCAACTGGACGCGGATTCTGGAGGGAGAGTGGCTGATTCAGTT TTATGCCCCATGGTGCCCGGCGTGTCAGCATCTACAGACAGACTGGGAGAATCTTGGCagagaaagtgaaagtttgGGTATATCAGTGGGCAGAGTCGACGTTACACAGCAACCAG GTTTGAGTGGGAGGTTTCTGGTTACCACACTGCCCACTATCTTTCA TGCTAAAGACGGAAATTTCCGGAGGTATGTTTCGTCACGGACCATCGAGGATCTTCAGGCATATGTTGTGGACAGAAAGTGGGCGTCAGTTGAACCTGTGCCAGGATGGAGGTCACCGTCTTCTCTGCT aatgtCAGGAACGGCTCATCTGTTCCGCTTGTCAGTCTGGATCAGA CAAATCCACACGTATCTGACCAACACTTTAGGGATTCCCTCGTGGGGTTCATACGTGATATTTGCCATCTTCACACTCTTTTTGGGTCTGATTCTGGGTCTG ATACTGGTACTGATCGCTGACTGCATTTGGCCATCTAGACCAAAGCACAAATCCG TTGTGATTGTGAGGGATGAGGCGTCAGAGGAGGAAGCGGAGGAGAAGCGCACATCTGATAATGAAAGCGAGAGAGTGTCTGGTGAAGAATCCACTGAAGATGAGGCTCTTTCATCAGACACGGCAGTCAGTGGCAGCGACCGCTCTCCACCAGAGGGGGCAGCAGAGAGCTCGGTGAGAAAACGCAAACCGCAGGGTTCACACCCTTCAGAGGAGACATAA